The following are encoded in a window of Salmo trutta chromosome 27, fSalTru1.1, whole genome shotgun sequence genomic DNA:
- the zgc:158398 gene encoding transmembrane protein 248 isoform X2, which translates to MIPQARCVMGSWQPVANLRDYVSQHPPGVTFFLCVLTLALTFLSLGSYTHTHRLPNPDTQDWNHFLSSLANLQLCARANGTAMETVSSPPFAKEEVCGTVLLNSTQSPPSITKLSLWVPLAVMDSSDIQSLSDLCLHGTLLASQLGLTGNEAVNVTLMFSSPSVGGNSHACLSVSAPTHILPPALLPPMCPANEGTSSPVRAIAMEISSQEPSASQSCYSLQYTPDPTLTAMLSQEELGLASRHLIQEPLIDS; encoded by the exons ATGATCCCACAAGCCAG GTGTGTGATGGGCTCCTGGCAGCCAGTTGCTAATCTAAGGGACTATGTTTCCCAGCATCCTCCTGGGGTCACCTTCTTCCTCTGTGTGCTGACCCTTGCCCTCACCTTCCTAAGTCTCGggtcatacacgcacacacaccgccTGCCCAATCCAGACACGCAG GACTGGAACCACTTCCTGTCGTCGTTGGCCAACCTCCAGTTGTGTGCGAGAGCCAATGGTACAGCAATGGAGACGGTTTCCTCTCCTCCATTTGCGAAAGAGGAGGTATGTGGAACAGTATTGCTGAACTCCACCCAGAGCCCACCATCCATCACAAAGTTGTCCCTTTGGGTGCCACTGGCTGTGATGGACAGCTCAGACATCCAATCCCTGAGTGACCTCTGCCTCCATGGAACGTTATTGGCCAGTCAGCTGGGACTCACAG GTAACGAGGCTGTAAACGTGACACTGATGTTCTCCTCTCCATCTGTGGGGGGCAACTCGCACGCCTGCCTTAGCGTCAGCGCACCTACACACATCCTACCTCCGGCcct GCTGCCACCTATGTGCCCTGCCAATGAAGGGACATCCTCTCCTGTCAGAGCGATTGCAATGGAGATAAGCAGCCAGGAGCCCTCAGCGTCACAGTCTtgctacagtctacagtacacaccTGATCCTACACTCACCGCCATGCTATCACAG GAGGAGCTGGGCCTGGCGAGTAGGCATCtgatccag GAGCCACTGATTGACTCCTGA
- the zgc:158398 gene encoding transmembrane protein 248 isoform X1 — protein sequence MIPQARCVMGSWQPVANLRDYVSQHPPGVTFFLCVLTLALTFLSLGSYTHTHRLPNPDTQDWNHFLSSLANLQLCARANGTAMETVSSPPFAKEEVCGTVLLNSTQSPPSITKLSLWVPLAVMDSSDIQSLSDLCLHGTLLASQLGLTGNEAVNVTLMFSSPSVGGNSHACLSVSAPTHILPPALLPPMCPANEGTSSPVRAIAMEISSQEPSASQSCYSLQYTPDPTLTAMLSQEELGLASRHLIQVSVCLLGVCVLLCFSASLTHSHVRRYHSNGLELQREPLIDS from the exons ATGATCCCACAAGCCAG GTGTGTGATGGGCTCCTGGCAGCCAGTTGCTAATCTAAGGGACTATGTTTCCCAGCATCCTCCTGGGGTCACCTTCTTCCTCTGTGTGCTGACCCTTGCCCTCACCTTCCTAAGTCTCGggtcatacacgcacacacaccgccTGCCCAATCCAGACACGCAG GACTGGAACCACTTCCTGTCGTCGTTGGCCAACCTCCAGTTGTGTGCGAGAGCCAATGGTACAGCAATGGAGACGGTTTCCTCTCCTCCATTTGCGAAAGAGGAGGTATGTGGAACAGTATTGCTGAACTCCACCCAGAGCCCACCATCCATCACAAAGTTGTCCCTTTGGGTGCCACTGGCTGTGATGGACAGCTCAGACATCCAATCCCTGAGTGACCTCTGCCTCCATGGAACGTTATTGGCCAGTCAGCTGGGACTCACAG GTAACGAGGCTGTAAACGTGACACTGATGTTCTCCTCTCCATCTGTGGGGGGCAACTCGCACGCCTGCCTTAGCGTCAGCGCACCTACACACATCCTACCTCCGGCcct GCTGCCACCTATGTGCCCTGCCAATGAAGGGACATCCTCTCCTGTCAGAGCGATTGCAATGGAGATAAGCAGCCAGGAGCCCTCAGCGTCACAGTCTtgctacagtctacagtacacaccTGATCCTACACTCACCGCCATGCTATCACAG GAGGAGCTGGGCCTGGCGAGTAGGCATCtgatccaggtgagtgtgtgtctaCTGGGGGTGTGTGTGCTGCTCTGCTTCTCCGCCagtctcacacactcacacgtacGGCGTTACCACAGCAACGGCCTGGAACTGCAAAGG GAGCCACTGATTGACTCCTGA